From Thermus neutrinimicus, a single genomic window includes:
- a CDS encoding 2-hydroxyacid dehydrogenase gives MRLLSPRLREEVFALLPEGVEVHYLDEPWPEAVDFFLPPFGHEEVVRRVLERVEVEVVQTLSAGVDWILPLVPEGVVLCDGSGIHDVPVAEWVVMALLALLKDLPGFFQAQGEGRWAPKVLADLEGRKVLLLGYGSIGKAVEERLRAFGVEVLPVARHARPGVYTPQDLPHLLPQADAVVVLLPLTPETRGLVGRDFLSWMKPGALLVNAGRGPVVDTGALLEALGEGRVRAALDVTDPEPLPQDHPLWQAPGVLITPHVAGLSQGFHRRAARFLAEQVGRYLRGEPLRNVVREGY, from the coding sequence GTGCGCCTCTTGAGCCCAAGGCTTAGGGAGGAGGTCTTCGCCCTCTTGCCCGAGGGGGTGGAGGTGCATTACCTGGACGAGCCTTGGCCCGAGGCGGTGGACTTCTTCCTGCCTCCCTTTGGCCACGAGGAGGTGGTGCGGCGGGTGCTGGAAAGGGTGGAGGTCGAGGTGGTCCAGACCCTTTCCGCCGGGGTGGACTGGATCCTGCCCCTGGTGCCAGAGGGGGTGGTGCTTTGCGATGGCTCGGGCATCCACGATGTGCCCGTGGCGGAGTGGGTGGTGATGGCCCTCTTGGCCCTCCTTAAGGACCTCCCTGGCTTTTTCCAGGCCCAGGGGGAGGGGCGCTGGGCTCCCAAGGTCCTGGCCGACCTCGAGGGCAGGAAGGTGCTTCTTCTGGGCTACGGTTCCATCGGGAAAGCGGTGGAGGAGAGGCTTAGGGCCTTTGGGGTGGAGGTGCTTCCCGTGGCCAGGCACGCCCGCCCTGGGGTCTACACCCCCCAGGACCTCCCCCACCTCCTGCCCCAGGCGGATGCCGTGGTGGTCCTCCTCCCCCTCACCCCCGAGACCCGGGGGCTGGTGGGGCGGGATTTCCTTTCCTGGATGAAGCCGGGGGCCCTTTTGGTCAACGCCGGCCGAGGGCCGGTGGTGGACACGGGGGCCCTGCTGGAGGCGCTGGGGGAGGGAAGGGTTCGGGCGGCCTTGGACGTTACCGACCCCGAGCCCCTGCCCCAAGACCACCCCCTTTGGCAGGCCCCGGGGGTCCTCATCACCCCGCATGTGGCCGGGCTTTCCCAGGGTTTCCACCGCCGGGCGGCCCGGTTTTTGGCGGAGCAGGTGGGGCGGTACCTCCGGGGGGAGCCCCTTAGGAATGTGGTGCGGGAGGGGTATTGA
- a CDS encoding 1,9-bis(guanidino)-5-aza-nonane synthase, translating into MEKKELLSTPVVPIDIKAFDAGPILEAMGKTAFQARNLHRAAEIYLKMLEDDAAVILTLAGSLVSAGQGLIIHDLIRKGLVDAIVATGANIVDQDFFEALGHRHYQGDPRADDETLRQLWIDRIYDTYIDEEELRHTDYTIAEIADSLRPRPYSSREFIWHMGRYLAERGLGEKSIVRAAYEEGVPIFVPAFSDSSAGFGLVYHQVKNPKAHVTIDSVADFRELTEIKLKAGTTGLVMLGGGVPKNFAQDIVVAAEVLGHQVEMHKYAIQITVADERDGGLSGSTLSEAQSWGKVDAALSQMVFAEATLAFPLLASYVWHRAPMRAKRRYADLFSQEVPA; encoded by the coding sequence ATGGAGAAGAAGGAACTCCTCTCTACGCCCGTGGTTCCCATTGACATCAAGGCCTTTGACGCCGGGCCCATCCTCGAGGCCATGGGCAAAACTGCCTTCCAGGCCCGAAACCTCCACCGGGCGGCGGAGATCTACCTCAAGATGCTGGAGGACGATGCCGCCGTCATCCTCACCCTGGCGGGGAGCCTGGTATCCGCGGGCCAGGGCCTCATCATCCACGACCTCATCCGGAAGGGCTTGGTGGACGCCATCGTGGCCACCGGGGCCAACATCGTGGACCAGGACTTTTTTGAGGCTTTAGGCCACCGCCACTACCAGGGGGACCCCAGGGCCGACGACGAAACCCTAAGGCAGCTTTGGATCGACCGCATCTACGATACCTACATCGACGAGGAGGAACTGCGCCACACCGACTACACCATCGCCGAGATCGCCGACTCCCTGAGGCCCCGCCCCTACTCCAGCCGGGAGTTCATCTGGCACATGGGCCGCTACCTGGCGGAAAGGGGCCTGGGGGAGAAGAGCATCGTCCGGGCTGCCTATGAGGAGGGGGTGCCCATCTTCGTCCCCGCCTTCTCCGACTCCTCCGCGGGGTTCGGCCTGGTCTACCACCAGGTGAAAAACCCCAAGGCCCACGTGACCATCGACTCCGTGGCCGACTTCCGCGAGCTCACCGAGATCAAGCTGAAAGCCGGCACCACGGGCCTGGTGATGCTGGGAGGCGGGGTGCCCAAGAACTTCGCCCAGGACATCGTGGTGGCCGCGGAGGTCTTGGGCCACCAGGTGGAGATGCACAAGTACGCCATCCAGATCACCGTGGCCGATGAACGGGATGGGGGGCTTTCCGGCTCCACCCTCTCCGAGGCCCAAAGCTGGGGCAAGGTGGACGCCGCCCTTTCCCAGATGGTGTTTGCCGAGGCCACCTTGGCCTTCCCCCTCCTGGCCTCTTACGTGTGGCACCGGGCCCCCATGCGGGCCAAGCGGCGCTACGCCGACCTCTTTTCCCAGGAGGTTCCCGCCTAG